The Cervus canadensis isolate Bull #8, Minnesota chromosome X, ASM1932006v1, whole genome shotgun sequence genome contains a region encoding:
- the LOC122435543 gene encoding casein kinase I-like, which yields MASSSGPKADSIVGGRYKLVREIGCGSFGDVYSAIDLTNHEEVAVKLESQDARQPLLVYEKELYDVLQGGVGIPQIRWFGQEADSNVLVMDLLGPSLEDLFNFCSRKFTMKTILMLADQMISRLEYVHTHNLIHRDIKPENFLMGTGQQWKQLFLIDFGLAKKYRDPRTGQHIRYKKGKSLTGTPLYASITAHLGRQSRRDDMESLGYVLMYFNRASLPWQGLQAATTKETFEKIREMKTTTSVDVLCDGFPIQFAMYLKYCCGLSFEEAPDYRYLRRLFRLLFRTLNYQYDYAFDWVVLKQKAEQQAASSSGQGQQAQPPAPPGNQSEETKSEAKGSKA from the coding sequence ATGGCGAGCAGCAGCGGACCCAAGGCCGATTCCATTGTCGGAGGGAGATATAAACTGGTTCGGGAGATCGGGTGTGGCTCCTTCGGGGACGTTTACTCGGCGATAGACCTCACCAACCACGAGGAAGTGGCAGTGAAACTAGAGTCACAGGATGCGAGGCAGCCCCTGTTGGTATATGAGAAGGAGCTCTATGATGTTCTTCAAGGTGGGGTTGGCATCCCCCAGATACGGTGGTTTGGTCAGGAAGCGGACTCTAATGTGCTCGTCATGGATCTTCTGGGACCCAGCCTTGAAGACCTCTTCAATTTCTGTTCAAGAAAGTTCACTATGAAAACTATACTTATGTTAGCTGATCAGATGATCAGTAGACTCgaatatgtgcatacacacaatCTGATACACAGAGACATTAAACCAGAAAACTTCCTAATGGGTACTGGGCAGCAGTGGAAGCAGTTATTCCTTATCGATTTTGGTTTGGCCAAGAAGTACAGAGACCCCAGGACGGGGCAACACATACGGTACAAAAAGGGTAAAAGTCTCACTGGCACGCCTCTCTATGCTAGCATCACTGCACATCTTGGTCGACAGAGTCGCCGAGATGACATGGAATCATTAGGATAtgttttgatgtattttaatAGAGCCAGCCTGCCATGGCAAGGATTACAGGCTGCAACAACGAaggaaacatttgaaaagattaGAGAAATGAAGACGACTACATCCGTTGATGTTTTATGTGACGGCTTTCCTATACAATTTGCCATGTATTTAAAGTATTGTTGTGGGCTGTCCTTTGAGGAAGCCCCGGATTACAGATATCTGAGGCGGCTATTCCGCCTTCTTTTCAGGACCCTGAATTACCAATATGACTATGCATTTGATTGGGTAGTGTTAAAGCAGAAAGCAGAACAGCAGGCTGCCTCTTCAAGTGGGCAGGGTCAGCAGGCCCAACCCCCGGCCCCCCCAGGCAATCaatctgaggaaaccaaaagtgaAGCCAAAGGTTCCAAGGCATGA